The following coding sequences are from one Macadamia integrifolia cultivar HAES 741 unplaced genomic scaffold, SCU_Mint_v3 scaffold690, whole genome shotgun sequence window:
- the LOC122069724 gene encoding uncharacterized protein LOC122069724, with protein MKASPGTEQLVKLPEKQDLETLVKDFGDFEFRLEDPVTMLSADELFFDGKLVTLQLNTVHPAIASGTTVTSDEISSPETAKPRRRAEVSRMDPYLFSPKAPRCLSRWREERVSLTNGEIGENNL; from the coding sequence ATGAAGGCATCTCCAGGAACAGAACAACTGGTGAAATTGCCAGAGAAACAAGATCTGGAAACTCTTGTCAAAGACTTCGGAGATTTCGAGTTTAGGCTTGAAGATCCTGTGACAATGCTCTCGGCGGACGAGCTCTTCTTCGATGGGAAGCTTGTAACTCTGCAACTCAACACGGTTCATCCTGCTATTGCTTCGGGAACAACGGTGACGTCAGATGAGATTAGTTCGCCGGAGACGGCGAAACCAAGACGGAGAGCTGAGGTGTCTAGGATGGATCCATACCTGTTCTCCCCTAAGGCACCGAGATGTTTGAGTAGATGGAGGGAGGAAAGGGTTTCTTTGACCAATGGAGAGATTGGAGAGAACAATCTCTGA
- the LOC122069720 gene encoding uncharacterized protein LOC122069720: protein MMASRFIANSSGFVNLGIPKLPFPTQKSSATGFGDSNRNRFVSGRIWGRRNWCSFAALTHIKCAASSGRNQQELRFSEDEYRSEPFWSSLIKEAIWALRSLLVFLLEQPGQLKYIEWPSFQSTVCILKPELVSSTNLMLLKISLNSSM, encoded by the exons ATGATGGCTTCCAGATTTATAGCAAATAGTTcag GTTTCGTTAATCTTGGTATTCCTAAACTACCATTTCCTACACAGAAGTCTAGTGCCACTGGATTTGGAGATTCTAATAGAAATCGGTTTGTTTCAGGGAGG ATTTGGGGAAGACGTAATTGGTGTTCGTTTGCTGCACTTACCCACATCAAATGTGCTGCTTCATCCGGAAGGAATCAACAAGAACTTAGGTTTAGCGAGGATGAGTACCGCTCTGAGCCCTTTTGGTCATCTCTTATTAAAGAAGCAATCTG GGCCTTGAGATCTTTGCTTGTATTTCTGCTTGAGCAGCCCGGACAGCTGAAGTATATAGAGTGGCCAAGCTTCCAAAGCACGGTTTGTATTCTAAAACCTGAGTTAGTTTCTTCAACAAATTTAATGCttcttaaaatctctttgaATAGTTCAATGTGA